One stretch of Aquimarina sp. Aq107 DNA includes these proteins:
- a CDS encoding sensor histidine kinase has translation MNNYKRFLFQIVLWGIIWFFLSFGQNNNEKFLIENSILFAFQIGLIGLLIFFIAKHFLFKKKYLFFFLISLSIICVSALSSSTISSNLSSRILPPRNNPRMVDPPFKRPPRRIKPPSILMVHFSNLMIAYLIATFIETFLFAQKKEEEMIRSKNENLQTELKLLKSQINPHFLFNSLNNIYALSVIDSDKTQQSISYLSEMLRYVLYECDRPYVSIQKEITYIKNYIKLFSLKNSKPYEITTKFNVDDNTVPIAPMLFIPFIENAFKHSNIEKPGSFIEIHITSDTSNINFEIVNSIPKEKIMKDKIGGIGLENVKKRLGILYQEKHKLLITNDNNIFKVILNIKLEDNA, from the coding sequence ATGAATAATTATAAAAGGTTTCTTTTTCAAATAGTTTTATGGGGAATTATTTGGTTTTTTTTATCATTTGGACAAAATAATAACGAAAAGTTCCTTATCGAAAACTCCATTCTTTTTGCGTTCCAAATTGGACTTATTGGGTTATTAATTTTTTTTATTGCCAAACATTTTTTATTTAAAAAGAAATACTTGTTTTTCTTTTTAATTTCTTTAAGTATAATTTGTGTGTCGGCATTGTCATCATCTACGATATCTTCTAATTTATCCAGTAGAATACTCCCTCCTCGTAATAATCCTAGAATGGTTGATCCACCTTTTAAAAGACCTCCAAGAAGAATAAAACCTCCATCTATTTTAATGGTTCATTTTTCTAATTTGATGATTGCATATTTGATTGCTACGTTTATAGAAACTTTTTTGTTCGCACAAAAAAAGGAAGAAGAAATGATTAGAAGTAAAAACGAAAACCTTCAAACCGAACTAAAACTATTAAAATCACAAATCAACCCACATTTTCTATTCAACTCTCTCAACAATATTTATGCACTCTCTGTAATAGATTCTGATAAAACACAGCAAAGTATAAGTTACTTATCAGAAATGCTTAGATATGTTCTTTATGAATGTGACCGCCCCTATGTTTCTATACAAAAAGAAATAACTTATATTAAAAATTATATCAAATTATTTTCTTTAAAAAACAGTAAACCTTATGAAATTACAACAAAGTTTAATGTAGATGACAATACTGTTCCTATTGCTCCTATGCTTTTTATACCATTCATAGAAAATGCATTTAAACATAGTAATATTGAAAAACCAGGATCTTTTATAGAGATTCATATAACATCAGACACATCTAATATCAATTTTGAAATTGTTAATAGTATTCCTAAAGAAAAAATAATGAAAGATAAAATCGGAGGAATTGGGTTAGAAAATGTTAAAAAACGATTGGGTATATTGTATCAAGAAAAACACAAATTATTAATTACTAATGACAATAATATTTTTAAAGTAATACTAAATATAAAATTAGAAGATAATGCTTAG
- a CDS encoding LytTR family DNA-binding domain-containing protein encodes MLRCLIIDDEELARTLLKTYIDRLDYIEIVASLENPLKAINILKSEPIDVIFLDIQMPELKGTDLAKIIPSTTQIIFTTAYSEYALEGFELNALDYLLKPITFDRFLAAIQKIKKDPKINENEVEGKITVKSGYDLHKIKYSDILYIESDSEYVIFHTTYKKIMSHQTLKSLEETLPELFMRVHRSFIINKNYVTALKGKDLFLTDIRIPVSSSYYELVKNQLF; translated from the coding sequence ATGCTTAGGTGTTTAATAATTGATGACGAAGAGCTGGCTAGAACACTCTTAAAAACCTATATAGATCGATTGGATTATATAGAAATAGTTGCTTCACTTGAAAATCCTCTCAAGGCAATAAATATTCTAAAAAGTGAGCCTATTGATGTCATATTTTTAGATATACAAATGCCCGAATTAAAAGGAACTGATTTAGCTAAAATAATCCCTTCTACAACTCAAATAATTTTCACAACTGCCTATTCTGAATATGCGTTAGAAGGGTTTGAATTAAATGCATTGGATTATTTGTTAAAACCAATCACCTTTGATCGATTTTTAGCCGCCATACAGAAAATAAAAAAAGATCCTAAAATAAATGAAAATGAGGTCGAAGGAAAAATTACGGTAAAATCCGGATATGATCTACATAAAATTAAATACAGCGATATACTATACATCGAGAGTGATAGTGAATATGTTATTTTTCATACCACATATAAAAAAATAATGAGTCATCAAACACTAAAATCTCTAGAAGAGACATTACCGGAACTATTTATGCGGGTGCATCGATCTTTTATTATTAATAAGAACTATGTTACTGCACTAAAAGGAAAAGATCTTTTTCTTACTGACATTAGGATACCGGTAAGTTCTAGTTACTATGAACTTGTTAAAAATCAGCTGTTTTGA
- a CDS encoding Ig-like domain-containing protein, whose product MKRYYFGILALVVTNLLLGQTSENYIFNKNEVIIPKNISVAQDVSVFKGEIPENKIAVSTRILGKIQEKQNTLSFIPVVPFGWNQKYTVVYNHTINYFSLPVPKGYESLKILKVYPSTSRIPSNILKWYVKFSRPINENNIYKYIQFVDESDKPIDRTILPLQNALISKDGTLLTIWIEPGRQKRNLIPNRQLGSVFIPQKKYRLVISEEIKDHNGVNMVKNFSKEFTTTVADRNKPNINNWEIKIPNIHSVSNLLINCEEPIDYGSSIGNIKILDSAGQLIDGIWELKKDETVVSFIPKRNWKKGKYTIIFGPSIEDLAGNNLDHLFDNEIQKTSKNNHPYKTYTLEFELK is encoded by the coding sequence GTGAAACGATATTATTTTGGAATTTTAGCATTAGTTGTTACTAACTTATTGTTAGGTCAAACATCTGAAAATTACATTTTTAATAAAAATGAAGTTATTATACCCAAGAATATATCGGTAGCTCAGGATGTATCTGTTTTTAAAGGAGAAATTCCTGAAAATAAAATAGCTGTTTCTACTAGGATTCTAGGAAAAATTCAGGAAAAGCAAAATACATTAAGCTTTATACCTGTAGTCCCTTTTGGGTGGAATCAAAAATATACCGTGGTATACAATCATACCATCAACTATTTTTCTTTACCAGTTCCTAAAGGTTACGAATCATTAAAAATACTAAAAGTGTATCCGAGTACTTCCAGAATACCCTCCAATATTTTAAAATGGTACGTTAAGTTTTCTAGACCAATTAATGAAAATAATATTTATAAATATATTCAATTTGTAGATGAGTCTGATAAACCAATAGATAGAACAATATTACCCCTACAAAACGCTTTAATCTCCAAAGATGGAACTTTATTGACCATTTGGATAGAACCAGGAAGACAAAAACGAAATCTAATTCCAAATAGACAGTTAGGGTCTGTGTTCATCCCTCAAAAAAAATATAGATTGGTGATTTCGGAAGAAATTAAAGATCATAACGGCGTAAATATGGTAAAAAACTTCTCTAAAGAGTTTACTACTACCGTTGCAGATAGAAATAAACCAAACATAAATAATTGGGAAATTAAAATTCCTAACATTCATTCTGTATCCAATCTACTAATAAATTGTGAAGAACCAATAGACTATGGCAGTAGTATTGGTAATATAAAAATACTAGATAGTGCAGGACAACTTATAGATGGTATCTGGGAGCTAAAGAAGGATGAAACAGTAGTTTCATTTATACCAAAAAGAAACTGGAAAAAAGGGAAATATACTATAATTTTTGGACCTAGTATAGAGGATTTAGCTGGTAATAATCTAGATCACTTATTTGATAATGAAATCCAAAAAACTTCAAAAAATAACCATCCATATAAAACCTATACACTAGAATTTGAATTAAAATAA
- a CDS encoding DUF2147 domain-containing protein, whose translation MRLTFIIFISFLLYNSSISPETYIGKWQIEGGSIIEIYRNKDLFFGKINRRAENPISNFNGLDNKNPDQKLRQRPLLGMDILNNLSFIDGELDGGTIYNADSGKTYSVKVWIDSDNQDKCYIRAYKGILFKTFEAIRVKN comes from the coding sequence ATGAGACTGACCTTCATTATTTTTATTTCCTTTTTATTATATAATTCTTCTATTTCTCCTGAAACATATATCGGAAAATGGCAAATAGAAGGAGGTTCAATTATTGAAATTTACCGGAATAAAGATCTTTTTTTTGGTAAAATAAATAGACGCGCCGAGAATCCTATTTCTAATTTTAATGGCCTAGACAACAAAAATCCTGACCAAAAATTAAGACAACGTCCTTTATTAGGGATGGATATACTTAACAACTTAAGTTTTATAGACGGAGAACTAGATGGCGGAACAATTTATAATGCCGATAGCGGAAAAACATACTCAGTAAAAGTATGGATTGATTCGGATAACCAAGATAAATGTTACATAAGAGCCTACAAAGGTATTTTATTTAAAACTTTTGAAGCCATACGTGTAAAAAACTAA
- a CDS encoding M66 family metalloprotease — translation MKLLKIVVLLLAFVSCTVEDDYTPYQIEQVFSEDIDVVLKVDIIYVLPSSQRSSVMQYDLNEVEFIKFLNGSFFHRYGVELQKGDVRTIINDELYDLKDNRGQECSVFLQQTQDSYHHNRVSIYIIKRSNTIGIAGIGKDQRALVTDDFLYTSTTPHEIGHSLGLLHYPVEGNIMSEIRPYLRKEFTSEQVGRLKNKITLLEDE, via the coding sequence ATGAAATTATTAAAAATAGTAGTTTTATTATTAGCGTTTGTTTCCTGTACAGTAGAAGATGACTACACACCATATCAGATTGAACAAGTTTTTTCTGAAGATATTGATGTAGTTTTAAAAGTAGATATAATCTATGTACTACCTTCATCTCAAAGATCTTCAGTTATGCAATATGATCTTAATGAAGTGGAATTTATAAAATTTCTTAATGGAAGTTTCTTTCATCGATATGGTGTTGAGTTGCAGAAAGGAGATGTTAGAACAATAATTAATGATGAATTATATGATTTAAAAGACAACAGAGGTCAAGAGTGTAGTGTGTTCTTACAACAAACTCAGGATTCATACCATCATAATCGAGTAAGTATATATATAATTAAAAGATCAAATACTATAGGTATTGCAGGAATAGGAAAAGATCAGAGAGCTTTGGTTACTGATGATTTTCTGTATACATCAACAACACCTCATGAAATTGGTCATTCTTTAGGATTGTTACATTATCCCGTAGAGGGAAATATTATGAGTGAGATAAGACCCTATCTAAGAAAAGAATTTACAAGTGAACAAGTAGGTAGATTGAAGAATAAAATAACTTTATTAGAAGATGAATAG
- a CDS encoding matrixin family metalloprotease codes for MKLLKLLFVLSIFVSCAAEDDSDSYAIEQIFSDNLEKTIKVDIIYVQPTGVSGKSSYNLNENDFIANLNGSFFHRYGIGLEKGDIKTLNSDELYDLKDNRGRESSVFLQETQDYYREDRINIFVMKRSNTIAIAGIGKDKRALITDEFLFTSTAPHEIGHALGLHHYPEEGNIMSQIRPYLRTDFTSVQIDRLKKTLEKIEEEK; via the coding sequence ATGAAATTATTAAAACTATTATTTGTGTTATCGATTTTTGTTTCCTGCGCTGCAGAGGATGACTCTGATTCGTATGCGATTGAACAAATTTTTTCGGATAACTTAGAGAAAACTATAAAAGTCGATATTATATATGTACAGCCAACAGGTGTTTCGGGAAAATCTTCTTATAATCTAAATGAAAATGATTTTATAGCGAATCTAAATGGTAGTTTCTTTCATAGATATGGAATAGGTTTAGAGAAAGGTGACATAAAGACGTTAAATAGTGATGAATTATATGATTTAAAAGATAATAGAGGGCGCGAATCTAGTGTGTTTTTGCAGGAAACCCAGGACTATTACCGTGAGGATAGAATAAATATTTTTGTAATGAAAAGATCAAATACAATTGCTATTGCTGGAATAGGTAAAGATAAAAGAGCTTTAATTACTGATGAATTTTTGTTTACATCCACGGCTCCACACGAAATAGGACATGCTTTAGGTCTTCATCATTATCCAGAAGAGGGAAATATTATGAGTCAGATACGACCTTATCTTAGAACTGATTTCACAAGTGTACAAATAGATAGACTTAAAAAGACATTAGAGAAAATAGAAGAAGAAAAATAA